Below is a genomic region from Syngnathoides biaculeatus isolate LvHL_M chromosome 5, ASM1980259v1, whole genome shotgun sequence.
aATTACCGGTACATGTCAGTACTGTTCATAGAAAAACAGCAGAAAATGCAGTGTAAAATGTGGTAATTGGATGCCCTGGGCAGATGAAACAGAACAGGTTTGCAAAAAATATAGAATCCACACTTCAAGTCTAGGATTTTCTTATGCACAGGCCTTCACCTCTGTTATAGTTCCAATAGTATCTCTGAAGATGTAATATACGTGAGGAAATGTATGCACGGGAGGACTTCGCTGTCCCAATTCCATGTCTGTAcaagaaaaacttgaaaaatggaGACTTATACAGGCAATGTTAAAAGGGAATCCCATGAACAGATGGCAGCGCTCATACCATTGCTCGATTGTCACATTGACAACAAAATGCACATGTTGCCAGAATGTAGGAGTTGCCGCAGTACCCAGAGAGATAAATGCCAGAGTTgatgcagatttgaacctgtaacTTTCTTGCTGTGAGGCGACAGTATTAACCAGCGCTAAACGGAGAGTATGGCTAAAAGAGTTCTAAATGTTAGACAGTACCTGGCAGTTCAAAGGCAGTTTGAGAGAGACAGCTTATCTTTCATCTCTCCCTGTTTTACACATCCTTTTGAATGTAGTCCAGATGTTTCAGCTAAACTGCTGTTGTGCGAGTCAACATCTTCAAGGGGGCTCTGATATGTAAAGAAGAACAAGAGTCCACCATTTTACTACAGAAAGGAAAACATGAATGCCACGCTGTTGAAATATGCAGGCTAAGCTCAGTGGATCCTCGGTTGAGGCTGGAGCCTTGAGGAAATTGCTCACCGAAAGCCAATGACAACAAAGTGCCAGGAACAGGGAGAGCTCGAAGCGCTTACTGAGGACAAGAAGgagggggcggaggaggagtgaaAACGGATCACTTTCAGATACTTTCCAAAATAGTAGCaaggacatactgtatacactgGGACCACCAATGCGATAGGGTGCACCACTTTTGAAATCTCAGTCCTATGCGGATGGTCACTTTGTTTGCGCTAACGTCCACAAAGATTACCTGGGTGATTTGATCCCTCGTGGCCATCAGAACTATGCCAGATATCTAcagttttttgtcatttgggtGTTCCACTATCCTTGGGCAGCTTGAGACCATTATTGTTGATGCCAGAGGTGGGAAGGAGTAAGATACATATGTGCAAGTCTCATGTCATAACCTTCAAGTCCCAAGTCACTGTgggaaaaacattcaaagtcaaGTCCACTTAACACAAAATTTCAAGAAGCCAAGTCATTGTTTGGTTTCGGCAAGTTCCAAGTCAAGTCACccacatttcttttcttttcacaatttagattttttcacacattctaaaagttaattaaaaaaactggATTTCTGATTGATTGAATTGtttgaaagttatttttcaatttcaatttcaattgaaCTCAATTTAATTTCTGAACAAACTATGCTGTGTCCTTTATAGTGACGGCCGTGTAATGCCCACACTTCTGAAGAGAACAACAAAAACTGAGTCAAATATACAGTAGATGTGTACCTCATGGGCTAATGGAGAATGAAAGAGAGTCgtaaataaagagaataaataacacatactgtaaatatgttGCCATCCTTAAAAAAAGTAACGTGGACAAATGCATTCCTCCTCTGTTCTCTACTTGAATGAAATcactcagccagatttatttaTTGGGACGTACATAAAGTAACTTCAAATATGCACTACAATTGAGTTCAATAATAAGAAATTATTATATGAAGAAATCCTGAAAAGTAACTCCAATACAACCAATAACAAAAATCTCGATATTATATTGAAACATGACCACTGCTTACCTTAAAAATAGGCACATTCTCCATTTGAATagactaaatgaaaaaatagattagaaaacaatgaaaactaAGAGCAATAATTAACATATTCATACAAATGACACTTTTGAAgtgcaaaataacaaaagttcaattcagttatttatttatttattgttaatcCATCAGTATATTGTGGGAATGGTGGTTAACTGGTTagaggggttcaaatcccagcccctcccgtgtggaggttgcatgttctccctgtgcttgcatgggttttctctgatcactgcggtttcctcccacatcccaaagacatgcagtaAGTGAAAACTTTAACTTAcccgtgtgaatggttgtttttttttctatgtgccctgcaactggctggcaaccagttcagggtgtaccctgcctcctgcccgttaacagctgggattggctccagcactccccgcgaccctcgtgtggataagcggtgaagaaaatggatggatggataattttgtaATGCAAGGGATCTCAGCAGTGATTAAAGCAGACCTAGAACGCACCTGGCGTCTCCTCGTGCCAACTCTTTTGTCATGCCTGCAAACATCTCCacactgttttaatttttgaatCTCCACAACTTCATTTGTGCATCCAGCGGTTGGCATTCTATTTAAAGTGATACTTTCTGCACCGAGAGTGAGGagatgagagagacagagagaaagagagagagagagagagagagagagagagagagagagaaaagatggTTTGTGAGCCAATGAACTGAAAGGAAAGGTTCTGACAATTAACATAATCCATCCCACCCTCAGTTATGATACTTATCAATTCtaaaacattcacaatcacatcattTTTAGATTTCCTCATTCCTAACCAAGCGTATGATACTTAATGTTTGACCAGCTAGCTAAACTGTTTAATTTAGCTTAcctgtctttgtgggttttgtCATAACGGATGAAGTAtgatatcagaatcagaatcagttgtTATTGTGTCTTTCATAAGACCTTGCAGGTTTGCTGTCCTCTTTTTGCAAACTTCATTGACATATTGcttaaatcaaaatgtcattataTTTGAAGCTCCCTTCATTGATGTTCATGCAGGTGGCTACCTCACCCTGGCAAGCGCCCAGACTTTATTCACAGGTTGACTCAAAtgaacccccccctccctccaaaagaatttccttttttctttcaaaagaaGGGAAACTGTTTTAATCAAAATGCAGGTTTCCAATTCAAAAGAGGATGACTTGTCAAATCATGCAGTACAAGTCAAAACTCAAGTCAAGTCTCTTGACTACCGTAGTATGAAGTCAAGTCATGtctttcttaaaggggaaatccagtgctttgcatgaaaaatgtatccaataggtcatgtaatacgtacccttattttgacaatgtgatgttaaatcctctctcatttaatagtgttttgagaagattttaatcaacaattacaaattttcagggccgctgccattttcgcgagccACATGACTTCCGTGCGCcaatgtgacgtgtaaggtgctgcaaaggctcgattacattgtgcccagcgctgatttctctgatttatcctcatctgataaagaaatagtagtatcagttgatcaggaagacacaGGAATACAGATTTGaaactgtggctgtaaataatgttgaatattcggatggttctttgggccgAATGACGTCTACTCGGAAGCCTGCATGCGGGACGTTacgtgcataaacaaaggcctccagagctccgggccggcagacatggatggttctttggacgggaaagATGCGGAGTCTGACAGGTGAGCTCTGGCGGCTggccgtgagccgagcttcggcgtctgcCGGAGGCCTCGAGCTGAGCTTTGGCGTCCGGCAGAGGCCGTGACCCGGGCTTCGGCGTCCGAGCTTCGCCGGATGGAAGTATTtatccgtcttcccgatcaactgattcagctgtttcttcatcagatgaggatagaaCCGAGAAatcaggggtgggcaaaatgtaatcgagccttttgtgtggcaccttacacgtcacattcgcgcacgtaagtcatgtgacacgcaaaaaatggcagcgcccctgagaATTCGTAACTGTCAATAAaagatcttctcaaaacactaataaatgagagaggatttaacatcacattgtcaaattatagtacatattacatgacctattggatacattgttcgtgcaaaccactggatttcccctttaactacAGTATTTGGCAACCAAGTCATAAAACTGGCAAGACAAGTCAACTCAATTCAAGTGATTTcactggagttgcccacatTTGGCAGCCATGTTTAATTTGGaattttgttaaaatgaatACCACTGTCACATGTAACAAACTGAAGCAAAAATTCTTATGTTGGGTATATTTGGCATTACCTTTACAATGTCCAGCCAGGTTAGTATTTTGGGGCTTCGGAATTCAGATTCAGATTTATGATGACAAAGAAATAAGAGGCTGTGGAGGGAccaacattttcagtttttggaCGTGGTGTAAATTACTGTGCAATTTTGTGCAGCTAAGACAATGGTGTTGTGAAGTGTGGTAGTCAGATGACCAAGGAAAGTCTAGCCCTTTATGCAAATGAGGAGAAGTGCCTGGATAAAAACAGCTCATGTTTGATGCTATCGCTACTATACATTTCCTTCTTCCCTCTTTGGAAGGTGCTGCTGCTTCactctgttctttttttcttttgaccttTTATTCTCATTTAGAAGTTTGTTTCTGGAACGACTTAACTCATGTTGATAATTGAATAATTTAATCCGAGAACAGCAATGCTCCCGTTCATGGTGTGCAACTACATGGTCGTAGTAGTTTTTGCATgtttgcctttttaaaaaacacgACCGGAATGGAATATTTTCTTGTTCTATGAAAGTTTTTGGTTCGCAGCCTGCCAACGGGGATGTCCAGAGCCACGAGATCAGCCTCCCGGTCTCCCAGCCCCTTGAGATCCCAGTCCCGTTCACGCTCCAGATCCCGGTCCACCTCGCAGTCCCGGAGAAGTCATTCACGATCTCGCTCCAGGAGACATCGTTACAGGTAGATCTCACCAACATGCACGACTTGTATTGAATGGTTCTGTTGTGTTTCTGCCTAGGTTGacaacattctaaaaaaaaaaaaaaaaaaaacttttcccaaCTGATCTTGCTATTAATCATCGCTGTACTCATTAGTAAGCGCTCATGACTGGCAAGTATAGACTCAAACGAGATTTAAGCAcagccctcctcctcttctgttTGGCCCAAGAGAAAAAGCTGGAGCGTAAGCACAACTCGCCCTCATTAAGTGTACAGAGCAGCTCAGTCAGCTGCCTTTCGAATCGCTCGGtattccaatgaaaaaaaagacacggtgagttttttggtttttttttgctttcttagCAAGTTTTAAAACTTCTTTAATATATGTTATGCCCTTTATGCTGGAGTCTGTTGAGTGCATGTACGTGTATTTTGGCATATTGAAGGCTTAGTTGGTTTGGAGAGTGCAGTTTTGTGTAATGTTTCTATTCTTGGTGGAAATAAGAGCGAAATATGCATTATAAAGTCTGGGAGGGGAAAACTTAAAAACATCAAGTGTTGATGTCTACAGAAAATCCTCTAACATAATACGTTAATGTCTACACCGGATGTGGAACATCGATAACATCAAATGTAGCAGTGGGGAGGTCCAAAATGTGGTACCCacacaaatattcaaatgtaaacaaaataataCTATAGGATCATGGCGATAAACTAAACAGTCCTGTGTATTTTATGTTGAAGCTAGAGTGGTACACAAAAGAAGACCACTAGAGCCATCATGTGGATTTTTGGATCACTACAGGGTGGAAAGTTCTGCCTTTTGTGCATCTAGGACTACTGAACTGAGTGTTTGGACACCTacttaaaaatctttttaacaTCTGCATAGTATTTGGGGAGAAGTAAACTGGAACTATACATAAAATTACAGCTCCATGGGCAAGGAGATGAGACGATACTGAATTTGGAGGAGACGATTTTATGGGTCTTTGCTGCCTAATGTGGCGGAGACTGAATAAACAATGAGATGAGAATCTGCCAGAAACCCACATTTGGAACCAAAGTCTTGGGTCTCGGTCTTTAAACAGCTCTGCTCTATCATGCAAACTCTCTGAACTTCATAAACTCCCCTGAAACCAAATGTCAACCAAATTCTGAAGTGGCAAAAGGTCTCACTTTATACTTTGGTCAGATTACAGGTACTTCTGTAAAAAATGACTCCATACTTGCtttactttgttttactttgagtgaaagtaaaacaaaatgtacaagTTTAAACAAAATCTGTTGTGTATATAACATTTTTGATATACTTgatgtgtgaaaaaaatgtccttaTTTCATTAACTTATACAGTGTTGGGCACagcttgtaaaataaaatgctaaattagctaacaataacaaaaaaaaaaaaaatacaccatacctgtgtaggattttttttttttttagattagagatttttctttttattttcaaatggcaGAAGCCTTTCCTTTTTAGGCTGTCACAAGACACAGTCTCCACACATCATTCTTTTCTTGGAATCAATCAGTCAATCAAACAATTCTCTTGAGCAACGCCCTGAATGTGGAATATCTTCTTTGAAACTGTTGTCTCTTCGTTGTTAATGCTCCCTGGTTCACATTCCAGTTTATAAATTTCAAGAGCTCGGTCTTCCCCCACCCAATCTTTGATCTTTGTCAATCAATCAAGATCCCAACCACAGTTCATTTTACCTCTCttcattggtatttttttttttaattcctgttATCATCTGgggaagttgaaaaaaataatgaccaaGTAAAGCGTAGAAGGTacatatattgtttttgaaatgaagTCGAAGTAGAAAGTCAtcagaaaaaataaacacacaagtaCAGATATGTGAAGAATCTACTTAAGTACAATAACACAACATTTATACTTTTGTTATTTCCCACTATTGCCCAAATCACTTTAAAAGCAAAGAGATTTTTGGGATCTTCTTTATACCAGGTCAGGTGTACCGATGAGAACTAGATTTGATATGTGATATTCCTTTCCTTCTAGCTCTAGGTCTCGTTCACGGTCCAGATCAAGATCTCAGTCTCCACTGTATAACCGGGACAAGAAATACCAAAACAGCCGGGAGTTCCGGGGCTACCACCGCGGCTTCCGGAGGCCGTACAACTTCCGAGGCAGAGGACGGGGCTATTTCTCCCGCGGACGATACCAGCGCGGTGgtggcggcggtggtggtgggagaggctacaataacaacaataatttcCGTAACAACTGGAAAAATCACAAACAGAACCCCCACAAGCAGCAGCAACAAAACCAGTCTCGAGGGCGACCCTACATTCACAAGTTCTCCGGAAGCCCCCCTCCTCCCGGACACTCCCGCCACTCTGACCGATCCCTTTCTCCATTATCCAGGAAATCCCAGCATTCTAACGCTTCCCCTCGTGGTTCTCCTCCCAAAGCCCCATTGGTGGCTAATCAGAGTTCCAACAATGTTAAGGAGGAGCTCTTGGGCTCCAAGGAGGTCCAGAAAGAAGGGACAGATGGAGAGGAAACAGAGGTGGGAGATGCCCATGAGGCTCAAAACAGTGGGACAACTCAGGAGGGCTGGCAAGTCTTGATGGAATGCAACAGTAGTCCAAAGAAAGCCAGTCCAGAAAATCATGCTGTCACTGTTCAAAACAGCCAAAACTCAAACCAGCCTGGCACCTCACCGCAAACCATGAAAGACACCAGCAATGGTGCCTCCTTGTGGGAGACAATGTCTAATGCACCTTCTACAAAAACGTTATCACAGGAAGCGCTAAACCAAATGCTTTCCAGCCTTGACGTCTTCAAGAGTGAAGAATGTTTGGATGGAGATAAAATGGCTATCTCCATTGCTTTCAGAAAGTAAGACGCATTTCACTTTTACTTTTGCGAGAACCTCTTTGCATGCAGGTGAATTTGTTAGAACTGGAATTGCATTCTAGCTATGTCTCTTTATCTTTGTTTAGGTTTTGGAAGGAGCACAATAAAAAATCCAAACCCACTTGGGAAAACAGGAGAACGGAGGCAGATCCTGTAAAGGAGGATCAAGTCAATATAAACGGTCCAGCGCCTGCAGCTGGCACTGAGGTTTCATCAAAGCTAAATGGCAAAGTGCCTTTAAACCATTTGCTGAAGGATTCTCCTTCTCTGTCTGATGAGATGGAGGAAGAGATGATCCCCAAGCCTCATTCAAAGTCTCTTAAAAAAGAAAGGCACAACGGGGATGTTGAAAACTCTCATCCAAAGGTTGTCCATCCGGCCAGAGAGCTATTTGAGGAGTGCTATGACAGATGGCAAAATGTGGCCTCTGCACAGGACGAACCTGACGCCCTGGGAGAGGAGATGTACTCCGTTGATAAATCAGCTGCTGTCGCTCGGGGGCAAATGGTGGGCACTTTTGAAAAGTTGGCTTGCAAACCCAGGAAAATGTCAGAGTCTGCCTCCATTCTGAGGCGGAACTCTGACAGGGAAATGTTTACGCTGACTGCAGAGGACTCATCACTGTTGTCCTTGAGAAAACCGGAGACCAAGATTAATGTAAGAATGGATTTCCTCAGAGACAGCTTGATAGGGTAAGCGCTGGTTTTCTTGTTCCGACACTCATATGTTATGAATCTTATCCTGTATCATGGGTTTTTACTAGCCTTAATCATTTCCTCCGTTTTCAGCACTTCAGAAATTTTAGCTCAGGAGCGACAGTTGTCTCAGGACCTGGTGCAATCTTCAAAGAGGGGCCAGGAGTTCCGCTCTATCTTTCAACATGTTCAAGCTGCTCCAATGCAGAAAACTCCCTCCGAGCTGTTTGCTCAGCACATTGTGGCCATCCTGCACCACATCAGAGGTGAGTTCAGATGGGTTTTGGGTGGACTGAAGTTGGATCCATCACTTTCAATTCAAGCAAGAACCTGTTGATACATGTCATTTTTCTCCGTAGTCCATTATCAACCAATTTGTCACCATAATCTCTTTTACACAAAGATAGACCCCTCAAAATTCTGTGTGCAATGGAAACTTGCGTGTTTATCTGCACTTAGGGTGCACTTTCTCACATCAACATGTCAAGACACAAGCTAACAATTTGTTTGTGATTACTTTCAGCACAACGGGGTGTGAGAAATGAGTTTCAGGTGTTAAACTTGTTAGAATTCCCCTTCACACACAGTAGGTGCTGTCCTGCATCGTACGAGCTTTAAAACCTTGTTTGTTGCGACCCTCGGATTCTCCTGTGCACAGACACTTTTACatgcagtgtaaaaaaaaaaaaaaaaaaaatcattcattcaagGGTCAATGCAAAACAGTGTGGGTC
It encodes:
- the thrap3a gene encoding thyroid hormone receptor-associated protein 3 isoform X1 — translated: MSRATRSASRSPSPLRSQSRSRSRSRSTSQSRRSHSRSRSRRHRYSSRSRSRSRSRSQSPLYNRDKKYQNSREFRGYHRGFRRPYNFRGRGRGYFSRGRYQRGGGGGGGGRGYNNNNNFRNNWKNHKQNPHKQQQQNQSRGRPYIHKFSGSPPPPGHSRHSDRSLSPLSRKSQHSNASPRGSPPKAPLVANQSSNNVKEELLGSKEVQKEGTDGEETEVGDAHEAQNSGTTQEGWQVLMECNSSPKKASPENHAVTVQNSQNSNQPGTSPQTMKDTSNGASLWETMSNAPSTKTLSQEALNQMLSSLDVFKSEECLDGDKMAISIAFRKFWKEHNKKSKPTWENRRTEADPVKEDQVNINGPAPAAGTEVSSKLNGKVPLNHLLKDSPSLSDEMEEEMIPKPHSKSLKKERHNGDVENSHPKVVHPARELFEECYDRWQNVASAQDEPDALGEEMYSVDKSAAVARGQMVGTFEKLACKPRKMSESASILRRNSDREMFTLTAEDSSLLSLRKPETKINVRMDFLRDSLIGTSEILAQERQLSQDLVQSSKRGQEFRSIFQHVQAAPMQKTPSELFAQHIVAILHHIRAQHFASPRMTLNERFTVYQRQAAEKESMKLRKSPEIHRRIDVSPSAFKKHSQVFEAMKSSEDGTNKDVEVKTKSDPMDLRLDIERRKRYSSREIDYEHDGLRNSPDTRRESSEENFSKKSKISESKCSRSRSSSSSSSKSQMDDLPKPELKNDGFNRARLAPTETTAAKETAWRGFQVRFRGRGWKRGNYQADCNPDLPVAPTNQDCDQGSPPKNRKYYLHDDRDSEVEASNWTENQEGRGRGGGGFSRGRARFLIRKTNGGGPNITWAQDNFLVNGMREDQLEQDQKD
- the thrap3a gene encoding thyroid hormone receptor-associated protein 3 isoform X2 → MSRATRSASRSPSPLRSQSRSRSRSRSTSQSRRSHSRSRSRRHRYSSRSRSRSRSRSQSPLYNRDKKYQNSREFRGYHRGFRRPYNFRGRGRGYFSRGRYQRGGGGGGGGRGYNNNNNFRNNWKNHKQNPHKQQQQNQSRGRPYIHKFSGSPPPPGHSRHSDRSLSPLSRKSQHSNASPRGSPPKAPLVANQSSNNVKEELLGSKEVQKEGTDGEETEVGDAHEAQNSGTTQEGWQVLMECNSSPKKASPENHAVTVQNSQNSNQPGTSPQTMKDTSNGASLWETMSNAPSTKTLSQEALNQMLSSLDVFKSEECLDGDKMAISIAFRKFWKEHNKKSKPTWENRRTEADPVKEDQVNINGPAPAAGTEVSSKLNGKVPLNHLLKDSPSLSDEMEEEMIPKPHSKSLKKERHNGDVENSHPKVVHPARELFEECYDRWQNVASAQDEPDALGEEMYSVDKSAAVARGQMVGTFEKLACKPRKMSESASILRRNSDREMFTLTAEDSSLLSLRKPETKINVRMDFLRDSLIGTSEILAQERQLSQDLVQSSKRGQEFRSIFQHVQAAPMQKTPSELFAQHIVAILHHIRAQHFASPRMTLNERFTVYQRQAAEKESMKLRKSPEIHRRIDVSPSAFKKHSQVFEAMKSSEDGTNKDVEVKTKSDPMDLRLDIERRKRYSSREIDYEHDGLRNSPDTRRESSEENFSKKSKSSSSSSSKSQMDDLPKPELKNDGFNRARLAPTETTAAKETAWRGFQVRFRGRGWKRGNYQADCNPDLPVAPTNQDCDQGSPPKNRKYYLHDDRDSEVEASNWTENQEGRGRGGGGFSRGRARFLIRKTNGGGPNITWAQDNFLVNGMREDQLEQDQKD